The Haloarcula sp. DT43 genome includes a region encoding these proteins:
- a CDS encoding L-lactate permease, with product MSEHTLVLMALLPLATIAVLMVGLYQPATRTMPIAWAVAAVAAFVGWQMSPRLIAAASIRGALTATRILVIVFGAILLLYTLKQSGAFEVINAGFSSISDDRRVQVVLLVFLMGSFIEGAAGFGTPAAIVGPLLVGLGFPPLAAVVVALTGNILAITFGAVGTPLIIGLRDVVFAEGTGAAQQVLQQGGYESVGAYVAQIGVWAALIHAIVGIAIPFIGVAMMTRFFGEERSIKPALEVLPLCLFAWASFAIPYVATAYFLGPTFPGLLGAMVGLLVVTTTLRAGYFLPDEEWDFGPQDQWPDHWIGSIEPGEGVGATTGDNREGTVAADGGTPAFEETHSQDMSLGMAWLPYLLVAALLVVTRVVDPVQTFLSTNGVLLWSNILGTPFSEGVEMLYLPGSLFVLVAVITYALHGMSTDEIKASWSEALRNIAPAVVALWFAVATVMIMQRTGSAVVLETAPIDAGMLGLLSEITAGATGQMFPFFSGFIGAFGAFIAGSNTVSDILFGLFQFQAAQQIGAPTQIVVAAQAVGGAIGNLIAIHNVVAALTVVGLIGEEGRVIRLELIPVLYYGVFTGILTLVLAYVVAPGAF from the coding sequence ATGTCTGAGCACACGCTGGTGCTGATGGCGCTGTTGCCCCTGGCGACGATTGCAGTGCTGATGGTCGGGCTGTACCAGCCCGCGACACGCACGATGCCGATTGCGTGGGCCGTGGCGGCCGTCGCCGCCTTCGTCGGCTGGCAGATGTCGCCCCGGCTCATCGCCGCCGCGTCGATACGCGGTGCGCTGACGGCGACCAGAATCCTGGTCATCGTCTTCGGGGCGATACTCCTGCTGTACACGCTGAAACAGTCAGGCGCGTTCGAGGTCATCAACGCCGGGTTCTCCTCGATAAGCGACGACCGCCGCGTGCAGGTCGTCCTGCTCGTCTTCCTCATGGGGTCGTTCATCGAGGGCGCGGCCGGGTTCGGGACGCCCGCGGCCATCGTCGGCCCGCTGCTGGTCGGCCTGGGCTTCCCGCCGCTGGCCGCCGTGGTCGTCGCGCTCACGGGGAACATCCTCGCAATCACCTTCGGCGCGGTCGGCACGCCGCTGATTATCGGCCTCCGGGACGTGGTGTTCGCGGAGGGGACTGGCGCAGCACAGCAGGTGCTCCAGCAGGGCGGCTACGAGAGCGTCGGCGCGTACGTCGCCCAAATCGGCGTGTGGGCGGCGCTCATCCACGCCATCGTCGGCATCGCCATCCCCTTTATCGGCGTGGCGATGATGACCCGCTTCTTCGGCGAGGAGCGGTCCATCAAGCCCGCGCTGGAAGTCCTGCCCCTGTGCCTCTTCGCGTGGGCGTCCTTCGCAATCCCCTACGTCGCCACCGCGTACTTCCTCGGCCCGACGTTCCCGGGCCTGCTGGGTGCGATGGTCGGGCTGCTCGTCGTGACGACCACGCTCCGGGCCGGCTACTTCCTCCCCGACGAGGAGTGGGACTTCGGCCCACAGGACCAGTGGCCCGACCACTGGATCGGAAGCATCGAGCCCGGCGAAGGCGTCGGCGCGACGACGGGCGACAACCGCGAGGGCACCGTCGCGGCCGACGGCGGGACGCCTGCCTTCGAGGAGACCCACTCCCAGGACATGTCGCTCGGCATGGCCTGGCTGCCGTACCTCCTCGTGGCCGCGCTGCTCGTCGTGACCCGCGTCGTCGACCCGGTTCAGACGTTCCTCTCGACAAACGGCGTGCTCCTGTGGAGTAACATCCTCGGCACGCCGTTCTCCGAGGGCGTCGAGATGTTGTACCTCCCGGGGAGCCTCTTCGTGCTGGTCGCGGTGATTACCTACGCGCTTCACGGGATGTCCACCGACGAAATCAAGGCCTCGTGGAGCGAGGCGCTCCGGAACATCGCGCCGGCCGTCGTCGCGCTGTGGTTCGCCGTCGCGACGGTCATGATTATGCAGCGGACCGGTAGCGCCGTCGTCCTGGAGACCGCGCCGATTGACGCCGGCATGCTCGGCCTGCTGTCGGAGATAACCGCGGGCGCGACCGGCCAGATGTTCCCGTTCTTCTCGGGCTTCATCGGCGCGTTCGGCGCGTTCATCGCCGGTTCGAACACGGTCAGTGACATCCTGTTCGGGCTGTTCCAGTTCCAGGCCGCCCAACAAATCGGCGCACCGACCCAGATAGTCGTCGCCGCGCAGGCGGTCGGCGGCGCAATCGGCAACCTCATCGCGATTCACAACGTGGTCGCCGCCCTCACGGTGGTCGGCCTCATCGGCGAGGAGGGACGCGTCATCCGGCTCGAACTGATACCGGTGCTGTACTACGGCGTGTTCACGGGCATCCTGACGCTCGTCCTGGCCTACGTCGTGGCACCGGGCGCGTTCTGA
- a CDS encoding FAD-binding and (Fe-S)-binding domain-containing protein has protein sequence MAYDSRPPEQRDPATDPSANYDYQGDSVQRPDLVAALERRVDGDVRFDTYTRELFATDASAYEQLPLGVVSPVSTEDVVAVMEYCDEQDVPVLPRGGGTSLAGQAVNEAVVLDFKRHMDQTVSVDPDARQARAQAGITIARLNDRLEPHGLKFAPDPAWGDKSVLGGAIGNNTTGAHSLKYGKTDAYIEECEVVLADGTRTTFGWVDVEDLRAAEAGPDADLETRIRAEVARILSEDAEEIDARYPDLKRNVSGYNLDELVDSARERGEVNLARLLAGSEGTLAVVTEATVSLEPVPEATAVAMLTYDDIISAMRDVAPILDHDPSAVEVMDDVLLDLAAETPEFADVVGMLPEETDSTLLVEFYADSAEAGAQKVADLLADRLPGYGAKESPSERAGSVTDAPVHAVDALEAYDPDRQAKFWKMRKAGLPILLSRTGDDKHWPFVEDTAVPAENLPEYVADIRELFDEHDTFASYYAHAGPGVLHIRPLLNLKSEAGIETMEAISDAITDLVVQYDGSVSGEHGDGRARTQWNRKLYGDDLWETFRDLKTAFDPDWRLNPGNICGDHDPAEHLRYDPDYAFDAGFDPTLEWDNENGFQGMVELCHGCAGCTGHQETTGGVMCPTYRAAEEEITSTRGRANMLRSAMDGDLPEDPTDEEFVTEVLDLCIGCKGCKKDCPSGVDMAKLKAEVVHEYHQREGVSLRDRLFANVETVLSVGSAFAPVSNWLMDLPGAGRLMETTVGITDERTLPAFHRTTFRDWWTDRGGARVAADEADRTALLLADPYTNYSHPDVGKAAVRVLEAAGVHVAVPDDVTDSGRPAYSKSMLDHARETARANVDSLAPRVADGWDVVTIEPSDAVMYQVDYRDLLSGDGVDAVAENTYGVCEYLDTFRLGESLAVDGADRSLAYHGHCHQKATKKDHHAVGVLRRAGYDVDPLDSGCCGMAGSFGYEAEHFSMSEAIADLLLGQIDDSPAEQVVAPGASCRSQLDDLGGVEPPHPIEMVAAALD, from the coding sequence ATGGCATACGACTCCCGACCCCCCGAGCAGCGTGACCCGGCGACGGACCCGAGCGCGAACTACGACTACCAGGGCGACAGCGTCCAGCGCCCGGATCTCGTGGCGGCCCTGGAACGGCGCGTCGACGGCGACGTGCGCTTTGACACGTACACCCGCGAGCTGTTCGCCACCGACGCGAGCGCGTACGAACAGCTCCCGCTCGGCGTCGTCTCCCCGGTCTCGACCGAGGACGTGGTCGCGGTGATGGAGTACTGCGACGAGCAGGACGTGCCGGTGCTGCCGCGGGGCGGCGGGACCAGTCTCGCCGGTCAGGCCGTCAACGAGGCCGTCGTCCTCGATTTCAAGCGCCACATGGACCAGACGGTGTCGGTCGACCCCGATGCCCGACAGGCCCGTGCCCAGGCCGGCATCACCATCGCCCGGCTCAACGACCGCCTGGAACCCCACGGGCTGAAGTTCGCGCCGGACCCCGCCTGGGGCGACAAGAGCGTGCTGGGCGGCGCTATCGGCAACAACACGACCGGCGCGCACTCGCTGAAGTACGGCAAGACCGACGCCTACATCGAGGAGTGCGAGGTCGTTCTCGCGGACGGCACCCGGACGACCTTCGGCTGGGTCGACGTCGAGGACCTCCGGGCGGCCGAGGCCGGTCCGGACGCCGACCTCGAAACCCGCATTCGCGCCGAGGTCGCCCGCATCCTCTCAGAGGACGCCGAAGAGATAGACGCCAGGTACCCGGACCTCAAGCGCAACGTCTCCGGGTACAACCTGGACGAACTGGTCGATAGCGCCAGGGAGCGCGGCGAGGTCAACCTCGCCCGCCTGCTCGCCGGGAGCGAGGGGACGCTTGCAGTCGTCACCGAGGCGACGGTGTCGCTCGAACCCGTCCCCGAGGCCACGGCCGTCGCCATGCTGACCTACGACGACATCATCTCGGCGATGCGGGACGTGGCCCCGATTCTCGACCACGACCCCTCGGCCGTCGAGGTGATGGACGACGTGCTCCTCGACCTCGCCGCGGAGACGCCGGAGTTCGCCGACGTCGTCGGCATGCTCCCCGAGGAGACGGACTCGACGCTGCTCGTCGAGTTCTACGCCGACTCGGCCGAGGCGGGCGCACAGAAGGTCGCCGACCTCCTCGCCGACCGGCTCCCGGGCTACGGCGCCAAGGAATCGCCCAGCGAGAGGGCGGGGTCGGTCACCGACGCCCCGGTCCACGCCGTCGACGCGCTGGAAGCCTACGACCCCGACCGGCAGGCGAAGTTCTGGAAGATGCGCAAGGCCGGGCTGCCGATTCTGCTCTCGCGGACGGGCGACGACAAGCACTGGCCGTTCGTCGAGGACACGGCGGTCCCGGCCGAGAACCTCCCGGAGTACGTCGCCGACATCCGGGAGCTGTTCGACGAGCACGACACGTTCGCCTCCTACTACGCTCACGCCGGTCCCGGCGTCCTGCACATCAGGCCGCTGTTGAACCTGAAATCCGAGGCCGGCATCGAGACGATGGAGGCCATCTCCGACGCCATCACGGACCTCGTCGTCCAGTACGACGGCTCCGTCTCCGGCGAACACGGCGACGGCCGCGCCCGAACCCAGTGGAACCGCAAGCTGTACGGCGACGACCTCTGGGAGACGTTCCGCGACCTCAAGACCGCGTTCGACCCCGACTGGCGGCTGAACCCGGGGAACATCTGTGGCGACCACGACCCGGCCGAGCACCTCCGGTACGACCCCGACTACGCCTTCGACGCGGGCTTCGACCCCACGCTGGAGTGGGACAACGAGAACGGGTTCCAGGGGATGGTCGAACTCTGTCACGGCTGTGCGGGCTGTACCGGCCACCAGGAGACCACCGGCGGCGTGATGTGCCCGACCTACCGCGCCGCCGAGGAGGAAATCACCAGCACCCGCGGCCGGGCCAACATGCTCCGGTCGGCGATGGACGGCGACCTGCCCGAGGACCCCACCGACGAGGAGTTCGTCACCGAGGTGCTGGACCTCTGTATCGGCTGTAAGGGCTGCAAGAAGGACTGTCCGAGCGGCGTCGACATGGCGAAGCTCAAAGCCGAGGTGGTCCACGAGTACCACCAGCGCGAGGGCGTCTCGCTGCGGGACCGGCTGTTCGCCAACGTCGAGACGGTGCTCTCGGTCGGGAGCGCCTTCGCCCCGGTGTCGAACTGGCTGATGGACCTGCCGGGAGCGGGCCGTCTCATGGAGACAACGGTCGGCATCACGGACGAACGCACCCTGCCCGCCTTCCACCGGACCACGTTCCGGGACTGGTGGACGGACCGTGGCGGGGCACGGGTCGCGGCCGACGAGGCCGACCGGACGGCGCTCCTGCTCGCCGACCCGTACACGAACTACAGCCACCCCGACGTGGGGAAGGCGGCGGTCCGGGTGCTCGAAGCCGCCGGCGTCCACGTGGCCGTGCCCGACGACGTGACCGACAGCGGCCGGCCCGCCTACTCGAAGAGTATGCTGGACCACGCCCGCGAGACGGCGCGAGCCAACGTCGATTCGCTCGCGCCCCGCGTCGCCGACGGCTGGGACGTGGTCACCATCGAACCCTCCGACGCGGTCATGTATCAGGTCGACTACCGTGACCTCCTCTCCGGCGACGGCGTCGACGCGGTCGCTGAGAATACGTACGGCGTCTGTGAGTATCTCGACACCTTCCGGCTCGGGGAGTCGCTGGCCGTCGACGGGGCCGACCGCTCGCTGGCGTACCACGGTCACTGCCACCAGAAGGCGACGAAGAAGGACCACCACGCCGTCGGCGTCCTCCGGCGGGCCGGCTACGACGTGGACCCGCTCGACTCGGGCTGTTGTGGCAT